From the Nodularia sp. NIES-3585 genome, one window contains:
- a CDS encoding FAD-dependent oxidoreductase produces MTQQIYTADILVVGGGTGGTAAAIQAARRGANTILVSEFPWLGGMLTSAGVSAPDGNELVAFQTGLWGAFLEELRQRQPEGLDNSWVSFFSYDPRIGAEIFADWVQELTNLHWISGQVPLEVLQQGNCVTGVRFADFTVTAKIILDGTELGDLLALAEIPHRWGWELQSDLGEISAPADFNHLTQSYPVQAPTWVVVMQDFGEDVAPEIPPAPNYDPSLFAGAWDNYGAEKFLNYGRWAGGRFMINWPICGNDYGEGVGRLVESEAAKKEFMQESRWHSQNFAHFIQNNLGRRYGLAESIFPSKSSAFALHPYYRESRRLVGLTTVREQDILPVAGGQVASLFPDAIAVGNYANDHHYPGFDLSLQPKSMRWGGRWTGTPFTIPYRSLIPAETDGFLVCEKNISVSHIANGATRLQPVVMGIGQAAGMAAAMCVELNCQPRDLPVRELQNALLKSLPNPVILVPLFNLDISPQNPEWLSWQVYYLNEPQAYPLNGNYPSSSLSTYDYTKNAAVLTSKSDCYTGIFQRINQQDYRFTITAPANYDGQTWQIVTLRSHIQEQLQAVVHEQVVTIWGQLNHAGHWLVAEDVDIS; encoded by the coding sequence ATGACTCAACAAATATATACAGCAGATATCTTAGTTGTGGGCGGAGGAACCGGAGGAACAGCTGCGGCTATCCAAGCAGCGCGACGGGGAGCAAACACTATTCTAGTGAGTGAATTTCCTTGGTTAGGGGGAATGCTCACCTCGGCTGGGGTGTCTGCACCTGATGGTAATGAATTAGTGGCTTTTCAAACCGGATTATGGGGCGCATTTTTAGAAGAATTACGGCAGCGTCAACCAGAAGGCTTAGATAATAGCTGGGTGAGCTTTTTTAGTTATGATCCCCGCATTGGAGCCGAGATTTTTGCAGATTGGGTGCAGGAGTTAACAAATCTGCATTGGATTTCTGGACAAGTGCCTTTAGAAGTGTTGCAACAGGGGAATTGTGTAACTGGTGTGCGGTTTGCAGACTTCACAGTTACAGCCAAGATTATTCTCGATGGTACAGAATTAGGGGATTTATTGGCTTTAGCAGAAATACCTCATCGTTGGGGCTGGGAGTTGCAATCTGACTTGGGAGAAATAAGCGCCCCAGCAGATTTTAATCATCTCACACAAAGTTATCCAGTGCAAGCCCCGACTTGGGTCGTGGTGATGCAAGATTTTGGAGAAGATGTTGCTCCCGAAATTCCACCAGCACCTAATTATGATCCTTCCCTGTTTGCAGGTGCGTGGGATAACTATGGTGCAGAGAAATTTTTGAATTATGGACGCTGGGCAGGGGGTCGATTTATGATTAATTGGCCTATCTGTGGTAATGACTATGGCGAAGGTGTAGGGCGATTAGTCGAGTCAGAAGCAGCAAAAAAAGAATTTATGCAAGAATCTCGCTGGCATAGCCAAAATTTTGCCCATTTTATCCAAAATAACTTGGGTAGGCGCTATGGTTTGGCTGAGTCAATTTTTCCCTCTAAATCTAGTGCTTTTGCATTGCATCCTTATTATCGGGAGAGTCGCCGCTTGGTGGGACTAACTACTGTGCGAGAACAGGATATTTTGCCCGTGGCTGGGGGTCAGGTAGCATCTCTGTTTCCCGATGCCATAGCTGTGGGCAACTATGCCAACGATCATCATTATCCTGGGTTCGACTTGTCACTGCAACCGAAATCAATGCGTTGGGGGGGACGTTGGACGGGTACACCCTTTACTATTCCCTACCGTTCTCTAATTCCTGCGGAAACAGATGGTTTTTTAGTTTGTGAAAAGAATATTTCGGTATCTCATATTGCTAATGGCGCAACCAGATTACAACCTGTAGTTATGGGTATCGGTCAAGCTGCGGGGATGGCGGCGGCGATGTGCGTTGAGTTGAACTGTCAGCCGAGAGATTTACCTGTTAGGGAACTACAAAATGCTTTGTTAAAATCTTTACCAAATCCTGTAATACTTGTACCTTTGTTTAACTTAGATATATCACCTCAAAATCCGGAATGGCTGAGTTGGCAAGTGTATTACTTAAATGAACCCCAAGCCTATCCATTAAATGGCAATTACCCTAGTTCATCGTTAAGTACGTATGATTACACAAAAAATGCAGCAGTATTAACATCTAAGAGCGACTGTTATACAGGCATTTTTCAGCGGATAAATCAGCAAGATTACCGTTTTACTATCACTGCACCAGCGAACTATGATGGTCAAACTTGGCAGATTGTGACTTTGCGATCGCACATACAAGAGCAACTACAAGCTGTTGTGCATGAGCAAGTGGTGACTATTTGGGGTCAGTTAAATCATGCAGGTCATTGGTTAGTCGCTGAAGATGTTGACATATCGTGA
- a CDS encoding inorganic phosphate transporter translates to MSMTLIFIALLTFYVAWNLGANDVANSMGTSVGSKAITLKQAIIIAGILEFTGAVLFGQEVSQTLATKIANPVLFAATPEIYVTGMVSVLITCGLWLQIATSRGLPVASSHAVVGAIAGFSWVAVGVDAINWSSIGFVAIGWIFTPIISSAIAALFYSQIKHWILDQPNPVAQLQQWIPWLSVTLLGIFGVIVLPSLTQPLTNYLNERISLNLPSYDIPLFTGAVAAIALTVISWRQLEQVEDTADKEQIFPTPHSPLPTPHSPLPTPHSPLPTPVERLFGRFQVLSACFVAFAHGSNDVGNAIAPLAAIVYINRTGSVPINGITIPIWILILGGVGIVAGLALWGEKVIATIGENIISLQPSSGFCAELATATTILLASRFGLPVSTSHALVGGVVGIGLVQNIKSIKFQTLQSIAVTWLITLPVSAILSAAIFSTARILFL, encoded by the coding sequence ATGTCCATGACATTAATTTTCATCGCCCTACTAACCTTCTACGTCGCCTGGAATCTCGGCGCTAACGATGTCGCCAACTCAATGGGAACCTCTGTAGGTTCCAAAGCTATCACCCTGAAACAGGCGATAATTATTGCTGGGATTTTAGAATTTACGGGCGCGGTATTATTTGGGCAGGAAGTATCCCAAACCTTAGCCACGAAAATTGCCAATCCTGTTTTATTCGCTGCGACACCAGAAATTTACGTAACTGGTATGGTATCAGTATTAATCACCTGTGGGCTATGGCTGCAAATTGCCACCTCACGCGGTTTACCTGTAGCCTCATCTCATGCAGTTGTAGGTGCGATCGCTGGATTTAGTTGGGTAGCGGTGGGAGTAGATGCAATTAATTGGTCATCCATTGGCTTCGTTGCCATTGGCTGGATTTTCACGCCGATTATCAGTAGTGCGATCGCAGCTTTATTCTACAGTCAAATCAAACACTGGATTTTAGATCAACCAAATCCAGTAGCACAGCTACAACAGTGGATTCCCTGGCTGAGTGTAACTCTGCTAGGAATATTTGGTGTCATAGTCCTACCGTCCTTAACCCAACCCCTAACCAATTACTTGAATGAGCGTATTAGTTTAAACCTACCTAGTTACGACATTCCCTTATTTACAGGTGCAGTTGCAGCCATTGCACTGACAGTCATAAGTTGGCGACAGTTAGAACAAGTTGAGGATACAGCAGACAAAGAGCAAATATTCCCTACTCCCCACTCCCCACTCCCCACTCCCCACTCCCCACTCCCTACTCCCCACTCCCCACTCCCCACTCCCGTAGAACGCCTGTTTGGTCGATTTCAAGTCCTCAGTGCTTGCTTTGTCGCCTTCGCTCATGGTTCTAATGATGTGGGCAATGCGATCGCTCCTTTAGCTGCGATCGTTTATATTAATCGCACTGGTAGCGTACCCATCAATGGCATCACTATCCCCATCTGGATTTTAATCCTTGGTGGTGTTGGTATTGTCGCTGGTTTAGCTCTTTGGGGTGAAAAGGTGATTGCTACAATTGGCGAAAATATAATTTCCTTGCAACCTAGTAGCGGATTTTGTGCCGAACTTGCAACCGCCACCACCATCTTGTTAGCCTCGCGGTTTGGTTTACCCGTCTCCACCTCTCATGCTCTTGTGGGTGGTGTTGTCGGTATTGGACTAGTGCAAAATATCAAATCCATTAAATTTCAAACTCTACAAAGTATTGCCGTTACATGGCTAATTACCCTTCCCGTGAGTGCAATTCTTAGCGCTGCCATCTTTAGCACTGCCAGGATTTTATTCCTCTAA
- a CDS encoding type II toxin-antitoxin system RelE/ParE family toxin: MSSSSKPIEWVGNALEDLKEFPEEVQQVVGYALYLAQCGEKHLSVKPLKGFKGAGVLEVVEDFDGDTYRAIYTVKLVGVIYVLHSFQKKSKQGIATPKQDIELILARLKRAKAHHLENYCKQNKGE; the protein is encoded by the coding sequence ATGAGTTCATCCTCGAAACCAATTGAGTGGGTTGGAAATGCCCTGGAGGATTTGAAAGAGTTTCCAGAAGAGGTTCAACAAGTTGTTGGCTATGCGTTGTACTTGGCTCAATGTGGTGAAAAGCATCTCTCAGTCAAACCACTTAAAGGATTTAAGGGTGCTGGAGTGCTTGAAGTCGTGGAAGATTTTGATGGAGATACTTACCGAGCCATTTATACAGTCAAACTGGTCGGCGTGATTTATGTTCTGCACAGCTTTCAAAAGAAATCAAAGCAAGGTATCGCTACACCAAAACAGGATATTGAGTTGATTTTAGCAAGGCTTAAACGAGCAAAGGCACATCATTTGGAAAACTACTGTAAACAGAACAAAGGAGAGTAA
- a CDS encoding DMT family transporter: MGRFEKRPDNPRVRGELSRAAETALWAVVEDLERLQQNVLRSLQEEIKRLQADKTRLSDEIQQLLEEKEHLQQVRQITEQQVLIRQLSEALAKHISSQLQSSLANLASKSVEGNSQERTGIKSAGDNNENAQQMLGTLDDTLTITFNSLQQELKNYQSNLSQQLSRMQSQQQQGEAIVEDFINHLRGELGKTTKEISPVTVKASPPTSWQFTEQQPPRSSQTHLQTGVIQTSATKPSSTNTGDLSESNNTASFTPPSSSNKILTLATEPSSVLSRDLSAGETKSPPESPKVSEPSSVLSRDLSAGKTKSPPESPKVSEPSSVLSRDLSAGETKSPPESPKVSEPSSVPSRESFERDTKFSSEPRKVSEPSSVLGRESFERDTKFPSESRKASEPSSVLSRDSFERKTKPLTPDPAAKPEAKSTSSKSPSSQTFSPIQIGFLLVVLSTVVSSLYNIVIKWMFFKPFDNFGVLEIQGIISPTLGNILLILMLRLLIVVPLMLLLAPMMHPQVWQDMQNIVASLRGNSPANSSVKKQRILQLSIASGCFLFLSQVLVYLAIGQVATGTAIALFFIYPLISGLLSWLLFRDRPSGFHSVAMGAIFCGELLVLGGSASLGLDNFSLGSSTAILAGVAFACYVILTRICATKLHPVSFTLINFTTMFVLSFICLMLPLPSNLSLAVEQSKLLELILSAFILGVLTLVGYVLNNVGIRKLGALRSAIIGAGVPILTVVFAGLILQEALEIVQIMGVVFVSFGVAAYSFEKMRTQVKPSSSEN; encoded by the coding sequence ATGGGGCGATTTGAGAAGCGACCAGACAACCCGCGAGTCAGAGGCGAGCTATCCAGAGCAGCAGAGACAGCTTTATGGGCTGTGGTGGAGGATTTAGAAAGACTCCAGCAAAATGTGCTCAGATCGTTACAGGAAGAAATAAAAAGGCTTCAGGCGGATAAAACTCGCTTATCTGATGAAATTCAACAGTTACTAGAGGAAAAGGAACACTTACAACAGGTACGACAAATAACTGAACAGCAAGTGTTAATTCGTCAGTTATCGGAAGCCTTAGCAAAGCATATATCCTCGCAACTGCAATCATCTCTGGCAAATTTAGCCAGCAAATCAGTAGAAGGTAATTCCCAGGAACGAACTGGTATTAAGTCAGCAGGGGATAACAATGAAAATGCTCAACAAATGCTTGGCACTTTGGATGATACCCTGACGATCACCTTTAACTCCTTGCAACAGGAACTGAAAAACTATCAAAGTAATCTTTCTCAACAGTTGTCTCGGATGCAGAGCCAACAGCAGCAGGGCGAAGCAATTGTAGAGGACTTTATTAATCATCTGCGCGGTGAACTAGGAAAAACAACAAAAGAAATTTCACCAGTAACAGTAAAAGCATCACCACCAACTAGTTGGCAATTTACGGAGCAACAACCCCCCCGTTCATCTCAGACACATTTACAAACAGGAGTCATCCAGACCAGCGCCACTAAGCCAAGTTCCACAAACACTGGAGACTTATCTGAAAGTAACAATACTGCTTCTTTTACACCACCGTCATCATCAAACAAAATACTGACACTAGCGACTGAACCCAGTTCAGTACTCAGTCGGGATTTATCCGCAGGTGAAACAAAATCCCCGCCAGAGTCACCAAAGGTAAGCGAACCCAGTTCAGTACTCAGTCGGGATTTATCCGCAGGTAAAACAAAATCCCCGCCAGAGTCACCAAAGGTGAGCGAACCCAGTTCAGTACTCAGTCGGGATTTATCCGCAGGTGAAACAAAATCCCCGCCAGAGTCACCAAAGGTGAGCGAACCCAGTTCAGTACCCAGCCGGGAATCCTTTGAACGCGATACCAAATTCTCATCAGAGCCAAGAAAGGTGAGCGAACCCAGTTCAGTACTCGGTCGAGAATCCTTTGAACGCGATACCAAATTCCCGTCAGAGTCAAGAAAGGCTAGTGAACCGAGTTCAGTACTCAGTCGAGACTCCTTTGAACGCAAGACTAAACCCCTAACTCCTGACCCAGCAGCCAAGCCAGAAGCAAAATCTACATCATCAAAGTCACCTAGTTCCCAAACTTTTTCGCCCATCCAGATAGGTTTCTTGCTGGTTGTGTTGTCAACGGTCGTGTCATCGCTGTACAACATAGTCATTAAGTGGATGTTTTTTAAACCTTTTGACAATTTTGGAGTTTTAGAGATCCAGGGAATTATTTCACCAACACTAGGAAATATACTCCTAATTTTAATGCTCCGCTTGCTCATAGTTGTGCCACTAATGTTGCTTTTGGCTCCGATGATGCATCCACAAGTATGGCAAGATATGCAAAATATTGTGGCATCATTACGTGGCAATTCCCCTGCAAATAGTAGTGTTAAGAAACAAAGAATCTTACAACTGTCTATCGCCAGTGGGTGCTTTTTGTTTTTATCTCAGGTGCTGGTCTACCTTGCAATTGGTCAGGTCGCCACTGGAACGGCGATCGCTTTGTTCTTTATCTACCCCCTGATTAGCGGCCTGCTTTCGTGGTTACTGTTCCGCGATCGCCCTAGTGGATTCCATTCCGTCGCTATGGGTGCTATTTTCTGCGGTGAATTATTGGTTTTAGGCGGTTCTGCAAGCCTTGGTCTGGATAATTTCTCCCTGGGAAGCAGCACAGCAATCTTAGCTGGTGTAGCTTTTGCCTGTTACGTGATTTTGACGCGGATATGTGCTACTAAACTGCATCCAGTGTCTTTTACTTTAATTAACTTTACAACCATGTTTGTGTTGAGCTTCATTTGTTTGATGTTGCCTTTACCAAGCAATTTGAGTCTTGCTGTTGAGCAGTCTAAATTACTGGAACTGATTTTGAGCGCTTTTATTTTGGGGGTTCTAACTCTAGTAGGCTATGTCCTCAACAATGTTGGTATTCGCAAATTGGGCGCATTACGGTCAGCGATTATCGGAGCAGGTGTCCCGATTTTAACCGTAGTTTTTGCTGGGTTAATACTTCAGGAAGCCTTGGAAATTGTACAAATCATGGGAGTGGTATTCGTAAGTTTTGGGGTAGCAGCTTACAGCTTTGAAAAAATGCGAACTCAGGTTAAACCTTCTAGTTCTGAAAACTAG
- a CDS encoding helix-turn-helix domain-containing protein translates to MNQEIRVQASSGNVFADLGLENPDELLVKAELARKISKIITQQKMSQAEAAELLGVDQPKISALINGKLSGFSTVRLFRFLNALGRDVEIVVKNKPQSRSQAQTRVVTP, encoded by the coding sequence ATGAATCAGGAAATTAGAGTGCAAGCAAGCAGTGGTAACGTCTTTGCTGACTTAGGTTTAGAAAACCCTGATGAGTTGCTTGTCAAGGCAGAACTTGCTCGTAAAATAAGCAAAATTATTACTCAGCAAAAGATGTCGCAGGCTGAAGCAGCAGAACTTTTGGGGGTTGACCAACCTAAAATATCTGCCTTAATCAATGGCAAATTATCGGGCTTTTCGACTGTGCGATTATTTCGCTTTTTGAATGCTTTGGGTCGAGACGTGGAAATCGTAGTCAAAAATAAACCTCAATCTCGCTCACAAGCTCAAACACGGGTTGTTACTCCGTAA
- a CDS encoding helix-turn-helix domain-containing protein, whose translation MSRRVLSESVTPQEQEAESIKELERILRSEGSQAKLIGSHQEEIMIPDSVCQVLLQVLQAMALGQNVSIVTHNPEITTQQAAELLNVSRPYLIKLLEQGELPYIMVGTHRRVRFEDLMKYKEQRDIQRDKFLTELTQMSQEAGFYE comes from the coding sequence ATGTCTAGACGTGTACTTTCAGAGTCTGTAACGCCTCAAGAACAAGAAGCAGAATCTATCAAGGAACTGGAGCGCATACTGAGAAGTGAAGGTTCCCAAGCAAAACTGATAGGTAGTCATCAAGAAGAAATTATGATTCCTGATTCGGTTTGTCAGGTATTACTCCAAGTTTTACAGGCAATGGCATTAGGTCAAAACGTATCTATAGTTACGCATAACCCGGAAATCACAACACAACAAGCGGCTGAATTGTTGAATGTCTCACGTCCCTATTTAATTAAATTATTAGAGCAGGGTGAGCTTCCGTACATTATGGTAGGAACTCATAGACGGGTGAGATTTGAAGATTTGATGAAATATAAGGAACAACGGGATATACAACGTGATAAATTTTTGACTGAGCTAACTCAAATGAGTCAAGAAGCAGGATTTTATGAATAG
- the hetR gene encoding heterocyst differentiation master regulator HetR — MSNDIDLIKRLSPSAMDQIMLYLAFSAMRTSGHRHGAFLDAAATAAKCAIYMTYLEQGQNLRMTGHLHHLEPKRVKIIVEEVRQALTEGKLLKMLGSQEPRYLIQLPYVWMEKFPWQPGRSRVPGTNLTSEEKRQIEQKLPSNLPDAQLTTSFEFLDLIEFLHKRSQEVLPPEHQMPLSEALAEHIKRRLLYSGTVTRIDSPWGMPFYALTRPFYAPADDQERTYIMVEDTARYFRMMKDWAERRPNTMRALEELDIPSERWEQAMAELDEIIRAWADRYHQSGGIPMILQMVFGRKED, encoded by the coding sequence ATGAGTAACGACATAGATCTGATCAAGCGTCTTAGCCCCAGTGCGATGGATCAGATCATGCTTTATCTGGCTTTTAGTGCCATGCGGACGAGTGGGCATAGGCATGGAGCATTCTTAGATGCAGCCGCAACCGCAGCTAAATGTGCGATATACATGACCTATCTAGAGCAAGGGCAAAATCTACGGATGACCGGTCACTTGCATCACCTAGAGCCAAAACGGGTAAAAATCATTGTAGAGGAAGTCAGACAGGCGCTGACAGAAGGCAAATTATTGAAGATGCTAGGTTCTCAAGAACCCCGCTATCTCATCCAGTTGCCTTATGTCTGGATGGAAAAGTTTCCTTGGCAACCAGGAAGATCCCGTGTTCCTGGGACAAATTTGACCAGTGAAGAAAAAAGACAAATCGAGCAGAAACTACCCAGTAATCTGCCTGATGCTCAATTGACCACTTCTTTTGAGTTTCTAGATTTAATTGAATTTTTGCACAAGCGATCGCAAGAAGTATTGCCACCTGAGCATCAAATGCCTTTGAGCGAAGCCTTAGCAGAGCATATCAAACGTCGCCTACTCTACTCCGGTACAGTCACACGCATTGATTCTCCTTGGGGAATGCCCTTTTACGCTCTTACCCGTCCTTTTTATGCGCCAGCAGATGACCAAGAGCGGACTTACATCATGGTGGAAGACACCGCCCGGTATTTCCGAATGATGAAAGATTGGGCAGAACGGCGGCCAAATACCATGCGAGCCTTAGAAGAGCTTGATATCCCCTCAGAACGATGGGAACAAGCGATGGCAGAACTAGATGAAATCATTCGCGCTTGGGCAGATAGGTATCACCAAAGCGGTGGTATTCCAATGATTTTGCAGATGGTATTTGGTAGAAAAGAAGACTGA
- the patX gene encoding heterocyst-inhibiting protein PatX — protein MRATISLLVSSLVFSSLAFNCQAKVNRLSQMLLSSSGSQQLASDSSQYQAQLSEPESPRLDRGSGRISMIMETFGGNA, from the coding sequence ATGCGAGCTACGATTTCACTTTTAGTTTCGAGTTTGGTCTTCAGTTCCTTAGCTTTTAACTGCCAAGCAAAGGTAAATCGCCTATCTCAGATGTTGCTATCCTCTTCTGGTTCGCAACAGTTAGCGTCAGATTCATCTCAATATCAAGCGCAACTCAGCGAGCCAGAAAGCCCAAGACTAGATCGGGGTAGTGGACGCATCAGCATGATCATGGAAACATTTGGCGGTAATGCTTAA
- a CDS encoding PIN domain-containing protein, translating into MARRLVVLDSCVLFPMYLRDTLLRCAWGGLYIPFWSQEILDGATRNLVLTGKMQPEKAKNLETQIKVHFPEAMVEVPSALVEVMKNHPGDRHVVAAAVSAKADIIVTSNLKHFQDHDLAPWQIIAQSPDEFLSELYNLYPQQVIEVLQRQSQGLQKPPMSFENLLKLLSREVPTFASNIKSQTS; encoded by the coding sequence GTGGCTAGGCGATTGGTGGTATTAGACTCTTGTGTTTTGTTTCCCATGTACTTGCGCGATACTTTGCTTCGTTGCGCTTGGGGTGGTTTATACATACCCTTTTGGTCACAAGAAATTTTAGATGGCGCTACTCGTAATCTTGTACTCACAGGTAAGATGCAACCAGAAAAAGCAAAAAACCTTGAGACACAAATAAAAGTCCACTTTCCAGAAGCTATGGTTGAAGTTCCATCTGCTTTGGTTGAAGTGATGAAAAATCACCCAGGCGATCGCCATGTTGTAGCTGCTGCTGTATCGGCTAAGGCTGATATAATTGTTACGTCAAATCTAAAACACTTTCAAGATCACGATTTAGCTCCTTGGCAAATTATCGCCCAATCTCCAGATGAATTTCTGAGTGAACTATACAACCTCTATCCGCAACAAGTAATTGAGGTATTACAGCGACAGTCTCAAGGTCTGCAAAAGCCACCGATGAGTTTTGAGAATCTTCTCAAATTACTCAGTAGAGAAGTACCAACATTTGCAAGCAATATTAAATCTCAAACCTCATAA
- a CDS encoding zinc-dependent dehydrogenase, protein MKAQVFRGVNQLSYEEIPVPTLEADEVLVQVGVVGLCQSDIKKIRYPLYEPPRIFGHETAGTIAAVGSQVQSWQVGQRVAVMHHIPCMRCAYCMNDNFSMCDVYKNISTTAGFNASGGGFAEYVKVPGHIVQNGGLIPIPDHISFEEASFVEPTNCCLKAVKKAQIAPGQTVLVTGAGPIGLMFVMLVKYFGAKAIATDLLPSRVEKALAVGADAAFDARDPDLTAKIQALTGGMGVDVTLLAVPSDKAFFQALECTRKGGKILFFAEFPDEVEIPINPNILYRREIDLIGSYSSSYRLQSLSAEIVFNRLIDVQALISDRYPLQNLSAAVAQAIAPNPTTYKILIYP, encoded by the coding sequence GTGAAAGCACAGGTATTTAGAGGCGTTAATCAACTGTCTTACGAAGAGATCCCAGTTCCGACGCTGGAAGCAGATGAAGTGCTGGTACAAGTGGGAGTCGTGGGATTATGTCAGTCAGATATTAAAAAAATTCGTTATCCCCTGTATGAACCACCACGCATATTTGGACATGAAACTGCGGGAACGATCGCAGCAGTGGGTTCTCAGGTACAATCTTGGCAGGTAGGACAACGGGTGGCTGTAATGCACCACATTCCTTGTATGCGTTGCGCCTACTGCATGAATGATAATTTCTCTATGTGCGATGTCTATAAAAATATCTCTACCACAGCCGGATTTAATGCGAGTGGTGGCGGTTTTGCCGAGTATGTCAAGGTTCCCGGACATATTGTCCAGAATGGTGGTTTAATTCCTATTCCTGATCACATCAGCTTTGAAGAGGCGAGTTTTGTCGAACCAACTAACTGCTGTCTCAAAGCTGTGAAAAAAGCCCAAATTGCACCTGGACAAACTGTTTTGGTGACTGGTGCGGGACCAATTGGCTTAATGTTTGTCATGTTGGTGAAGTATTTTGGGGCGAAAGCGATCGCTACTGATTTGCTACCATCTAGAGTGGAGAAAGCCTTGGCTGTCGGTGCAGATGCGGCTTTTGATGCCCGTGATCCTGATTTAACTGCCAAAATTCAGGCTTTGACTGGGGGGATGGGTGTTGATGTCACCTTGCTAGCTGTTCCCAGTGATAAAGCTTTTTTTCAAGCCCTGGAATGTACCCGCAAAGGTGGTAAGATTTTATTTTTCGCAGAATTCCCCGATGAAGTGGAAATTCCCATTAATCCGAATATTCTTTACCGTCGGGAAATTGACTTAATTGGTAGTTACAGTTCATCCTATCGGCTTCAGAGTCTCTCGGCGGAGATTGTGTTTAATCGGCTGATCGATGTCCAGGCATTGATTAGCGATCGCTATCCATTACAAAACTTATCAGCAGCTGTAGCCCAAGCGATCGCACCAAATCCCACTACATACAAAATTTTAATCTATCCGTAA